The stretch of DNA TACGCCTACCTCAGATATCTGGGAAGAGATGCCCTTTACCAAGATTAATCCAAAATACAATTTGGACACTAACCAACATTATTAGTGTCAATAGATCTGATATATATTCCTGCAGAATAGTTAAAGAGCAGAGGGTGAGCCAGATGGCTCAGTCCTGATGGGCACTGTGAAGGAAGAAAACAGGACATTGCACATGTGGTTATATAACGAAATGATGACTACAAGAATGAACTGAAGAATTCTCCTTGTTAAAGGGACATAGAAATTGAAATCTAAGAGAAAGAGGGGTTTATAGCATGTAGTTTAACAGGAACATATTAATttccagattaatttttttaaacttggttcATCTAGAATAAAGGCTTGAAGTACGCACTTAATTATAAGCACTGAAAGGCTCACAAGAACCTTATAGTTTTCCAAAGACCAAACATAAAACCAGAAAATTCAGAGCCCAGGTTTAAATTAAAAGAAgccaaaacatttgaaaaatatggAAATACTCAGTGGTCACCCaaacaactttaattctggcccAGTAGCAATAACCCGAAAACATATAAAAACTCTCTGAGGTGACCTTATGTGTCCATAACATCTCACCAATGAGTACAAAACTAGAATTACTTATATTTTATTGTACTGTAATCTAATAGAGTACATCTGTCTTTTTGGCCATACTCAGTCCACTGAGAGACTGAGCAGCCAAAGAGCAAAGTAGCAAAGCTGGAGATCAGGCTTTACTGGAATCAGTCAGGAACCGATGTCGCTTTGTACCAGTGATacagtgggccaaattttcaaagtaaaTATGTGAAACTGAACTCTTGTTAGATTAGGTTAATGATTCCAGGGAGGATTCAGTATGCTAGCAGAGTGGCAAGTACATTTGTGGTGCTACTCAAGTGCACTTCCACCAATAAGCAAAGACTCATTAGGCAGAAGGGAAGAGTTAAGAAATTGAATCTCTGTATAATCATCAATTTTGCGGCATTGAGTAGGAGCTACTTTCCATATGCATGGGGGGGCATTCATGGCCCATATAAATGTTGTATTGAGTAGCTCTCATGGATGTCTTCAAGCTGTGTATAAGCCTCCACATGAGCAGAATAGACTCATTGCAACTAGAGAGACTAGTGGCGTGATGGGATGGAGAGTTGAGGAGTAGCATCCTCACACCGCCAATCAAGAACAAGTAGGACTAGGTATGAAATGGATCCTCTTAATCTCAGACCTTTGGAAGACAGAGTGATGCTCACATACTATATTATTCTTACAGAACCCATTGTTGGTTGCTCTAAGCAAGAAACCTGGGTATCAGATTTTGGTAAAACACATGCTTATTTCCCCAGTGTTAGCCTGGGAAGGGAGCTCTAATAGAAGTCACTTTCCTAATTCTATTATACCATAGTATTTACTTGTCCTATAGAGTCTAAAAAGTCAGTATTGTGGAATACATCTACCCAGTAATAAATGGACAATATTCAAGAAAACCTATGTGGAGTAGAAAGAAACACAGTATGTATTCTTTTTACATAAGAAAATTTAGAGCTCTCTCTAGGCTATTGCTTTAATGTACCTAATAGTTGAATTGTTATTACCTACAGTGGAATGTAGTTTTTAGATCTTCAATCTGAATGACTAATTACGTTATCTGCTGGGATTCTGCAGTATGACCGTTTCTTAATGCCTTCAGTACATTTTTATCCACATTTTCAGGTACTGTTTCATTCTGGAGGAAGACAGAGCCCCTGCTCCTTTCACAGTAACAGTGACACCCTGTGATGTTCCCATTGAATGGAGTATACTGGTACATAAGGCATCAACAAATTTCCTTGGAAAAGCAGCACGTGGTAAGAGCTAAATGGAAGAAACCTGAAATCTGTCTGATCAGTGCAGGACAGAAAGTAGCCCATTCATAAGAAGTGCCAGCAACCTAGGAAATCTCACCACCAACAAAAATGGCCTGGGCAAACTTGAAGTTATAGGTCCAAATCTCCCTTCCTGTGGACTTACCTGTGGGTTTGGAAAAATATGACCCAAAactccatgggtgaaatcctggccctattggaataaatgtttttttttgccattgacttcaatagagtccTGCAAGATAAAATTCAGTTTCTGACATATTCTCTTCTCAGGGTAGTGTAATGCAAGGACAAGTTTATGGCCAGAGACAAGGGTGCTGGCCCTTGTTCCCTCCACCATAGCCATGTGCTCGTATTCTTTCGGAAGCGTAAGAGCAGCTGAGGTTAGGAGTTAACAGTGCAATGAGCTTTGTTAACCTGGAATCTCACCTGGATATCTGTCAGGCTGCCAGGGGAGCATGGAAAATAGAGTGGCTACTCCCCACTTCCACTATTAACAACTAGAACCCTCCCCAAAACCCAAGGGACCCTAActacacaatgacaggtttcagagtaacagccgtgttagtctgtattcgcaaaaagaacaggagtacttgtggcaccttagagactaaccaatttatttgagcatgagctttcgtgagctacagctcacttcacttcaagctcatgctcaaataaattggttagtctctaaggtgccacaagtactcctgttctttcttctAACTACACAATGTTCATATGGAGAGTATTCCATAAGATCACTAGGGACGGAGGGAAGTGCACTTGACGGAGCTGTATCACACTCTTCTTTGTGTCTCAGACCTCTTGGGCTGGTATTTCCTCTTTTCTGCTCTTCATGACAATGTGCAACAGAGGGAagaatccagaggtgaaagtaagctggtaccagggtggatcggcttccccaggcgcaatttaaagggtctggggctcctagcagcagctggagcccccggccctttaaattgttgccagagccccactgctggaccgctggggtagtggcggcagggctgggacagcgatttaaaggccccggggcggTAGCAGCGGCCGAGCccttggccctttaaatcatccccggagccccgccaccgcttccccagggctccggcaggctccggggatgatttaaagggcccagggctccaaccGCTGCtaccgccctgggccctttaaagtgctgccagagcccccggctgccgctgttacctcggggaaggggaaggaggcccttgctggtacagggtgggccggggctgcctctgacctcccccagccccgccccttccgcccaaggccccgccccttccaggggccagagccggcccctgcccagccccgtaccggtaagtccctagacttactttcaccccggaAGAATCTGACCCAGATTCTAGTTCCCTGGGAATACCATGTACAAGGGCAATAGGCATAGAATAATCTAGAGCGATGTTTCCCTCAAGCTAAAAGAAAACTTAATTATCTTTTATAATTTCCAGAATCATTTcataggtttaaaaaaatgacatttttttaattattaaaaaagcTAGATGCTGCCAGAAATAAGATGTTAATTAGCAAGGAGATGCACTTGACTAGTTAGCTCAGTGGGCATTCCTTCAAAGCCTCTGGCTTTTTTTGTTCATACAAGGCAGGGAAAGGCACAAAATCAGACTAAAGGAAACTCGTTCTGCACAAAATGCCTGTGTCCTAAAGTAAAGTACAGGAAGAAACACTGACAAAGTGGAATATTACAATGACATCCGGTACTACATAGGTCAAAATATTTGCAATTGGGAGTTTAATTATAGTCTGTTTGAAAAAATTAATTCTCTCTTGCAATATTAAAAGAATAGCCTCTAAAGCATAAAATGCTAGAAGCAAGAGGAATTTCTCTGGCATATGAATAATAAAACTGAGATGCTAAGTGATGAATTGTTGTGGcatatgaaaagaaaaacaattgggTCTGCTTTTGATGAGTCTGCTTTTCATGTGCAGGTGATTATGACACTCTTGAAGCCACAAAATCTCAGAAGATTCTGAAGTTGGTGTCCATGATATTTAACTATAAAGGAAATTCTGTGGAGACTTATATGGGTATGTCTTCCTATTCTGCCTTCTATATGCTGGAGTTCCTATCAACTGAACGAGACACACACATTACTGTATACTTAACAACTGACACAACATCTGGGCATCTGTATCCAGAACTCCCAATGGATCCACGCATAGATGTTATTGGTATTGGCCATGCAACTGTGACTCTAGCTTGGAAACACAGCCCATCAGTCTGGCAGCACAAAGAAAACATCCAGTATTGTCTTCTAGTCAATGAAAAACACAACTACAAGAGTTTATGTGCAGCTGAGACAGCTATCAGATCTTCCGGTATGAAATCGCCACCAGCGCTAgctctttctctctttccataTCTTCTAGACCATCAACAGGTGATGATATTGTCCAATAGTGAATTAAGTATCATCAACAGGGTTAGTAATGGGGAAGTGAGACAGATATGCATGGGCACTAAGAATACTTATACAGTGCCCAACCTTAGACCCAGCACTCAATATTACTTTGATGTTTTTGTAGTCAACCTCCTCACTAATGCAAGTGCTGCCTACACTGGAACATTTGCAAGAACTCTTGAGGAACCTGAGCCTAAAGTTATTGAGCTGAAGGATGGGAAGGTAATTCATTTAATCCTGGATGGGAAAAAGCAGAAATTCTACAGCTTGCAGTATCAAGCTAAACAGAAGAAGATCCAGTTCACATTTCAATCTTGTAGTGGCCAAGTATGGGTTCAGATAGCAAGGAATGGTAAAGTACTGGCCTCAGAAAACATTGCAGGCTTCAGACATTTCTCACTGAAGGGAAAGCTGCTGGACACGTATTTGGTGCAGCTAAGGTCCATGGACCATATTAATTCTTCTGTGAAAGTTCAAGTATCCTCTCACTTTCATAAGCCTTTCTTCCCACTTCTTCCAGAAAGCTTAAAAATCAAGTCCTTCAGCAAACTGAGGACCTGCAATTCAGTCACCATTGCCTGGCTAGGAACACAAGAGCAGAGCAAGTACTGTGTGTACAAGAAAAGGATCAAAGAGGATCAAGTTTGGATGGAGCTGAGGAGTGCAGACAGGTGCTCAGGGCCCAAATCCAGACACAAGTCTGAGAAAGTGCTGTGCAAATATTTCTATGATATAAATCTACAACGAGCAGTCACCACACAGACCATCAAGGGATTGGAAGCAGGGACTCCCTACCTGTTTGATGTTTATCTAACTGGACCTTCTGGGATCCCAGTCAGGTATCACAGTAAAGTTGTGAAAACCAGGAAAAAATGTTGAGGGCTTTTCAATAAATGTTTTCTGGTAGATAAAtaaggagaaaaatgaaaaacatgcaCAATAAACACCAGTGCTCTGTGCGGTTCAAAATGTATTGGGGCATAACACACAATTATTAAAGCTGCAAGATTTATGGGGAAAGAATCTTTTCCACTGTCTAGAAAATTAGGCTCACTCTGGCATCTTTTTTCCAATATAAGCTTCTCTCTCAATTGTCTCACATTGACAGCAAAAACAAGACTAAAACAAATAGAGAAACTTGGAAACAATGGATTCACCCTGTGACATGCAAGAAATCAGTCTGGAGTGGAATGAACTAAAATGGACCTGAAATCAAATTCACATTGTGAAATACCTTTCAAGGAGTATTGAACTGTTACTTTAAAATCCAACATTGTTTTTTCACTTTGCATACCTCAGTCACTGTCAATGA from Eretmochelys imbricata isolate rEreImb1 chromosome 7, rEreImb1.hap1, whole genome shotgun sequence encodes:
- the LOC144268188 gene encoding protein NDNF-like; the encoded protein is MCLCHSVKVPTSSQHSFKSDLFNCNHSLILADGKETTVHLLKDIPKRYCFILEEDRAPAPFTVTVTPCDVPIEWSILVHKASTNFLGKAARGDYDTLEATKSQKILKLVSMIFNYKGNSVETYMGMSSYSAFYMLEFLSTERDTHITVYLTTDTTSGHLYPELPMDPRIDVIGIGHATVTLAWKHSPSVWQHKENIQYCLLVNEKHNYKSLCAAETAIRSSGMKSPPALALSLFPYLLDHQQVMILSNSELSIINRVSNGEVRQICMGTKNTYTVPNLRPSTQYYFDVFVVNLLTNASAAYTGTFARTLEEPEPKVIELKDGKVIHLILDGKKQKFYSLQYQAKQKKIQFTFQSCSGQVWVQIARNGKVLASENIAGFRHFSLKGKLLDTYLVQLRSMDHINSSVKVQVSSHFHKPFFPLLPESLKIKSFSKLRTCNSVTIAWLGTQEQSKYCVYKKRIKEDQVWMELRSADRCSGPKSRHKSEKVLCKYFYDINLQRAVTTQTIKGLEAGTPYLFDVYLTGPSGIPVRYHSKVVKTRKKC